Proteins from a single region of Parasedimentitalea psychrophila:
- a CDS encoding IS6 family transposase, with protein MISFKGAHYPKSVILYAVYFYVRFAVSYRDLEEIMAERGVAVDHATLNRWAEKYAGAIANEAHRRKAPTGRSWRMDETYVKVKGRWTYLYRAIDKCGKTLDFMLSERRDEVAATAFFTKVIASNGWPDKVVIDKSGSNAAGLFNMNCLLVMHNWCWLIDVLQVKYLNNIIEQDHRFIKNITRPMQTFKSFNSAAATLAGIEVAHMIRKGQFNRPGKSGFEQFAEFAG; from the coding sequence TTGATCAGTTTCAAAGGCGCGCACTATCCGAAATCTGTGATTCTATACGCCGTCTATTTCTATGTTCGGTTTGCGGTATCGTATCGCGACCTCGAAGAGATCATGGCCGAACGCGGCGTCGCAGTGGATCACGCAACGCTCAATCGTTGGGCCGAAAAATACGCGGGTGCAATCGCCAATGAGGCTCATCGTCGGAAGGCGCCGACCGGTCGATCTTGGCGGATGGACGAGACCTACGTGAAGGTCAAAGGGCGCTGGACATATCTCTATCGGGCGATAGACAAATGCGGAAAAACCCTTGATTTCATGCTGTCCGAACGACGTGATGAAGTGGCGGCGACCGCATTTTTCACCAAAGTGATCGCCAGCAACGGTTGGCCAGACAAAGTCGTCATCGACAAGAGCGGATCAAACGCCGCAGGTCTGTTCAACATGAATTGCCTGCTGGTGATGCATAACTGGTGTTGGTTGATCGACGTCCTGCAGGTGAAATATCTCAATAACATCATCGAACAGGATCACCGTTTCATAAAGAATATCACCCGCCCCATGCAGACCTTCAAATCGTTCAATTCAGCCGCCGCCACTCTGGCGGGCATCGAAGTCGCTCACATGATCCGCAAAGGACAATTCAACCGACCAGGGAAGTCCGGCTTCGAGCAGTTCGCAGAATTCGCTGGATAA
- a CDS encoding urease subunit gamma has protein sequence MKLTPREKDKLLIAMAAEVARKRLARGVKLNYPEAIALITDAVVEGARDGRSVADMMEAGAEVITIEQCMDGISDMIPDVQVEATFPDGTKLVTVHNPIR, from the coding sequence ATGAAATTGACCCCGCGTGAAAAAGACAAGCTGCTGATTGCCATGGCCGCCGAGGTTGCCCGCAAGCGGTTGGCCCGTGGCGTCAAGCTGAACTACCCCGAGGCAATTGCGCTGATCACCGACGCCGTTGTCGAAGGGGCGCGCGATGGCCGATCGGTTGCCGACATGATGGAAGCCGGGGCCGAGGTTATCACCATCGAGCAGTGCATGGATGGCATTTCGGATATGATCCCAGACGTTCAGGTCGAGGCAACCTTTCCCGACGGCACCAAGCTGGTCACCGTTCACAACCCCATTCGATAA
- a CDS encoding aromatic ring-hydroxylating oxygenase subunit alpha has protein sequence MSVTDLSAVRTPIDQARGLPNAHYIDDTVFAEEKQALLYGQWAGLAVAADVPEPGDAVPIEFLDIPLLLIRDRHGVVRVFQNTCRHRGMILVDAPRKIEGAIRCPYHSWCYATDGKLVSTPHVGGPGINTHDGIDRDLLGLIEVRSHIWRDVVWINLSGEAEAFEQAMGEVIARWAEFDTALYHGGADSRFQLDLNCNWKLAVENYCESYHLPWVHPGLNSYSRLEDHYHIEQPGAFSGQGTWVYRQLKNSDGTVFADFDGLSDKWDQAAEYIAVYPNVLLGVHRDHAFVILLHPQGQARTREYIHIYYAGTDTDATLRQRNTEQWKEVFAEDVFVVEGMQRGRNAPGFDGGRFSPVMDGPTHLFHDWVAAKVQAHRAPSKTVD, from the coding sequence ATGTCTGTCACCGATCTGTCCGCCGTGCGCACGCCCATTGATCAGGCCCGGGGGCTGCCCAATGCCCATTATATCGATGACACCGTTTTTGCCGAAGAAAAGCAGGCTCTGCTGTATGGGCAATGGGCTGGGCTGGCCGTGGCGGCGGATGTGCCTGAACCCGGCGATGCAGTGCCAATTGAGTTTCTGGACATCCCACTGCTGCTGATCCGCGATCGCCATGGCGTGGTGCGGGTGTTCCAAAACACCTGCCGTCACCGTGGAATGATTCTGGTCGATGCGCCTCGCAAAATAGAGGGTGCAATTCGCTGCCCCTATCACAGCTGGTGTTATGCCACTGATGGCAAGCTTGTCAGCACACCGCATGTGGGTGGCCCGGGCATCAACACCCACGATGGCATCGACCGGGATCTACTGGGTCTAATCGAAGTCCGCAGCCATATCTGGCGCGACGTCGTTTGGATCAACCTCTCAGGCGAGGCCGAGGCGTTTGAGCAGGCCATGGGTGAGGTCATCGCCCGTTGGGCAGAATTTGATACTGCGCTGTATCACGGCGGAGCCGACAGCCGGTTCCAGTTGGATCTGAACTGCAACTGGAAACTGGCGGTCGAGAATTACTGCGAAAGCTACCACCTGCCCTGGGTCCACCCCGGGCTGAACAGTTACTCCCGGCTGGAGGATCACTACCATATCGAACAGCCCGGTGCGTTTTCCGGTCAGGGCACTTGGGTCTATCGCCAGCTCAAAAACAGTGACGGCACGGTGTTTGCTGATTTTGACGGGCTGAGCGATAAATGGGACCAGGCGGCAGAATATATCGCCGTCTACCCCAATGTGCTGCTTGGGGTGCACCGAGACCATGCCTTTGTGATCCTTTTGCACCCCCAGGGGCAGGCCAGGACGCGCGAATATATCCATATCTACTACGCAGGCACCGACACTGACGCCACTCTGCGCCAGCGCAATACCGAACAGTGGAAAGAGGTGTTTGCCGAAGACGTCTTTGTCGTTGAAGGCATGCAGCGCGGACGCAATGCACCGGGCTTTGACGGCGGTCGGTTCTCTCCGGTCATGGATGGGCCAACGCATTTGTTTCACGATTGGGTCGCCGCAAAGGTGCAAGCGCATCGCGCGCCGTCAAAGACCGTCGACTGA
- the ureG gene encoding urease accessory protein UreG produces the protein MSTFNGPLRIGIGGPVGAGKTTLTAALARILSKTHSIGVITNDIYTQEDAEALMRMQILPQDRVIGVETGGCPHTAIREDASINLAAIAELQSRHPDIEIVLIESGGDNLSATFSPELADVTIYVIDVAAGEEIPRKGGPAITRSDILVINKTDLAPYVGASLEVMDRDARRMRGDGPFFFASLKHNQGVSDIITQLAEIGGFSFG, from the coding sequence ATGAGCACTTTTAACGGCCCTTTGCGGATTGGTATCGGCGGCCCGGTCGGAGCTGGCAAGACCACCCTGACCGCTGCCCTGGCACGGATCTTGTCTAAGACCCACTCGATCGGTGTCATCACCAACGACATCTACACGCAAGAGGACGCCGAGGCCTTGATGCGCATGCAGATCTTGCCGCAGGATCGGGTGATTGGTGTTGAAACTGGCGGCTGTCCCCATACCGCAATCCGGGAAGACGCCTCGATCAACCTCGCGGCCATTGCCGAGTTGCAAAGCAGGCACCCCGATATCGAGATCGTCCTGATCGAAAGCGGCGGCGACAATCTGTCTGCAACCTTCAGCCCGGAACTGGCGGATGTGACCATCTACGTTATCGATGTTGCCGCTGGCGAGGAAATCCCCCGCAAAGGTGGGCCGGCCATCACCAGATCGGATATTTTGGTCATCAACAAAACGGATCTGGCCCCTTATGTTGGCGCCTCGCTAGAAGTCATGGATCGGGATGCAAGGCGCATGCGTGGCGACGGGCCATTTTTCTTTGCCAGCCTGAAACACAACCAAGGGGTCTCGGACATCATAACCCAACTTGCCGAGATTGGCGGGTTTTCCTTCGGCTAG
- a CDS encoding OST-HTH/LOTUS domain-containing protein has translation MTTLSDDAQQTLQREVQRLLGRCLLRLQQYERLIKAMMAHHEISGPVHALEAVQAAKIDNTAGKTLGTLVGDLLGSYVVPVEIDPPGKVTTSSPEDVPSFAMKMQLSLPNADFTRVKRDLKELVLLRNNLVHHFIDQHDLWSLDGCRSAHDALVLAYNRIDIHFEELRGWAEDMEKSRRFLASVIQSDMFREQVVNGIATDSTVTWPAAGVVSALREAAGELAVDGWASVAEASRWITERYSDYLPVKYGCSSWRQVVHESRIFELRYFELDGKRSARYREKLNSANTC, from the coding sequence TTGACGACATTATCTGACGACGCACAGCAGACGCTTCAACGTGAAGTCCAGCGATTGCTGGGTCGATGTTTGCTGCGACTGCAACAATACGAGCGCCTGATCAAGGCGATGATGGCACATCACGAAATCTCGGGGCCAGTTCATGCCTTAGAGGCGGTTCAGGCCGCGAAAATAGACAACACCGCCGGTAAGACGCTCGGCACCTTGGTTGGCGACCTCCTTGGATCGTATGTTGTTCCCGTCGAGATCGATCCTCCGGGAAAGGTGACGACCAGTTCTCCCGAGGACGTCCCTTCGTTCGCCATGAAGATGCAACTGAGCTTACCGAATGCGGATTTCACCCGGGTGAAAAGGGACCTAAAAGAACTGGTGCTCTTGCGGAACAACTTGGTTCACCACTTCATCGACCAGCACGACCTCTGGAGCTTGGACGGATGCCGTAGCGCGCACGATGCATTGGTCCTCGCCTACAACCGCATCGACATACATTTCGAAGAACTCCGTGGATGGGCTGAAGACATGGAAAAAAGTCGGCGGTTTCTCGCATCGGTCATCCAGTCTGACATGTTCCGAGAGCAGGTGGTCAACGGCATTGCCACGGATAGCACCGTGACTTGGCCTGCCGCAGGCGTAGTGAGCGCCTTGCGAGAAGCAGCCGGTGAGTTGGCTGTTGATGGATGGGCATCCGTCGCGGAGGCAAGCAGGTGGATTACCGAGCGGTATTCCGACTATCTACCCGTGAAGTATGGGTGCAGCAGTTGGCGGCAGGTCGTACACGAGTCGCGTATCTTCGAGCTTCGGTACTTCGAGTTGGATGGAAAGCGCTCCGCGCGGTATCGGGAAAAATTGAACTCCGCGAACACATGCTGA
- a CDS encoding LysR family transcriptional regulator, protein MAQTRIPSLNWLRVFEAAARAQSFARAAEILNMSAPAVSQQIRALEEHLGRQLFKRAPQRVILTAAGAAFLPVVQHALASVETTAASLFGGMGQTVITLQAVTLLAMSWLPARLAAFEAAHPRLRVNVICGETLADFRTILPGREPDLQIAFGSVTDFADTAEPFLHETLKVVAAPDVARSINTPGDLASHALFEVTAHRSGWHQVLSSCPNLDLRALDFRMTDSTPFALALAAQKQGLALARSPASDEIVRVLGLQYCDTLRDVRGLQRYFFLQPGGGALSRHAALLRDWLLT, encoded by the coding sequence ATGGCACAGACCCGAATCCCGTCCCTCAATTGGCTCCGCGTTTTTGAAGCTGCGGCGCGGGCCCAGAGTTTTGCACGGGCCGCTGAGATCCTGAATATGAGCGCCCCTGCGGTCAGTCAGCAAATTCGGGCCTTAGAGGAACATCTTGGCCGCCAGTTGTTTAAGCGCGCGCCGCAGCGGGTCATCCTGACCGCTGCAGGTGCTGCATTTCTTCCGGTTGTTCAGCACGCGCTGGCCTCAGTGGAAACCACCGCAGCTTCCTTGTTCGGAGGGATGGGGCAGACAGTAATTACCCTGCAGGCGGTCACCCTTTTGGCGATGAGTTGGCTTCCCGCGCGACTGGCCGCATTTGAAGCGGCTCATCCACGTTTGCGCGTCAACGTCATCTGTGGAGAGACCCTTGCCGATTTCCGCACGATCCTGCCAGGCCGCGAGCCGGATCTGCAAATCGCCTTTGGTTCAGTGACTGATTTTGCCGATACGGCTGAGCCATTTCTCCACGAGACCCTGAAAGTCGTTGCTGCTCCTGATGTCGCAAGGTCGATAAATACGCCTGGGGATCTTGCGAGCCATGCTTTGTTCGAAGTCACAGCGCACCGATCCGGTTGGCACCAGGTCTTGTCGTCCTGTCCGAACCTCGATTTGCGCGCACTGGATTTTCGGATGACAGATTCGACGCCTTTTGCGTTGGCCCTTGCGGCGCAGAAACAGGGGCTGGCACTGGCGCGCTCACCTGCCAGCGACGAAATTGTGCGGGTTCTTGGCCTGCAATATTGCGATACCTTACGGGATGTTCGAGGTTTGCAACGTTATTTTTTCCTGCAACCTGGTGGCGGCGCACTTTCCCGCCATGCCGCTCTTCTTAGGGATTGGTTGCTCACGTAG
- a CDS encoding urease accessory protein UreF, whose amino-acid sequence MATGAPIPMRIDPSITLLQQWLSPAYPVGAFAYSHGLDSAVETGAIGSVDDLRLWLEDLLTSGAGYSDPILLIAAYRYRDAEDLQDIDQMARAFAPSKERLAETDLQGAAFCQTTAAISGHEIANLTYPVALGYAARLHNLPLDVTVHMYLHAFASNLVAAAQRLMPVGQVEGQRLLSALAPLIAKAAQDAQTAEINDLSGCCFLADISSMQHETQYSRMFRS is encoded by the coding sequence ATGGCCACGGGCGCACCCATTCCCATGCGCATTGATCCGAGCATCACATTGTTGCAGCAATGGCTTTCGCCTGCTTATCCAGTGGGGGCCTTTGCCTATTCCCATGGGCTGGACTCTGCGGTGGAGACTGGGGCCATTGGCTCGGTTGATGATCTGAGGCTTTGGCTAGAGGATCTGCTGACCAGCGGTGCAGGCTACAGTGATCCAATTTTGCTGATCGCAGCCTATCGCTACAGGGATGCTGAAGACTTGCAGGACATTGACCAGATGGCACGCGCCTTTGCTCCGTCAAAAGAGCGCCTGGCTGAAACAGACCTGCAAGGCGCGGCGTTTTGCCAGACAACAGCCGCAATTTCGGGCCACGAGATTGCCAACCTGACCTACCCTGTTGCACTGGGCTATGCCGCCCGACTTCATAATCTGCCGCTAGACGTAACGGTGCATATGTATCTGCATGCTTTTGCGTCTAACCTTGTGGCCGCGGCACAGCGGTTGATGCCGGTTGGTCAGGTCGAGGGCCAGCGTCTGCTATCCGCTTTGGCCCCGCTGATCGCCAAGGCGGCGCAGGACGCCCAGACAGCTGAGATAAACGACCTGAGTGGCTGTTGCTTTCTGGCCGATATTTCATCCATGCAACACGAAACCCAATACTCAAGGATGTTCCGCTCATGA
- a CDS encoding urease subunit beta, whose product MIPGELFPADGDLTLNADRQARMLMVANTGDRPVQVGSHYHFAEVNPSLDFDRYASLGMRLDIPAGTAVRFEPGQRRQVMVVPYGGARRIYGFNQHIMGELKDAR is encoded by the coding sequence GTGATCCCCGGAGAGCTGTTCCCCGCTGACGGCGATCTGACGCTGAATGCTGACAGGCAGGCGCGGATGCTGATGGTGGCAAACACCGGCGACCGGCCGGTGCAGGTGGGTAGCCACTACCATTTTGCCGAAGTCAATCCCTCATTGGATTTTGATCGCTATGCCAGTTTGGGTATGCGCCTAGACATTCCTGCCGGCACCGCCGTGCGGTTCGAGCCCGGTCAGCGGCGTCAGGTTATGGTCGTTCCCTATGGTGGCGCACGGCGCATTTATGGGTTCAACCAACATATCATGGGAGAGCTCAAAGATGCCCGGTAA
- the ureC gene encoding urease subunit alpha, whose product MPGKISRANYAAMYGPTTGDRLRLADTDLIIEVERDLTTYGEEVKFGGGKVIRDGMGQSQVTRAAGAVDTVITNALIVDHSGIYKADVALKSGRIAKIGKAGNPDTQPGVDIIIGPGTEIIAGEGKILTAGGFDSHIHFICPQQIEDALHSGLTTMLGGGTGPAHGTLATTCTPGPWHLGRMLQSADAFPMNMAFAGKGNASLPFALEEQVKGGACALKLHEDWGTTPATIDCCLSVADAMDVQVMIHTDTLNESGFVEHTLGAMKGRTIHAFHTEGAGGGHAPDIIKICGEEHVLPSSTNPTLPFTVNTLEEHLDMLMVCHHLDKSIPEDVAFAESRIRRETIAAEDILHDMGAFSIIASDSQAMGRVGEVLIRTWQTADKMKKQRGRLAEETGENDNFRVRRYIAKYTINPAIAHGISHEIGSIAEGKRADLVLWSPAFFGVKPEMILMSGTIVCAQMGDPNASIPTPQPVYTRPMFGAYGRSLENSAVTFVSEAAQADGIREKLGLAKQTVAVRNTRNIGKSDLILNNATPEMEVNPETYEVRADGELLTCQPAEVLPMAQRYFLF is encoded by the coding sequence ATGCCCGGTAAGATTTCCCGTGCCAACTATGCCGCGATGTATGGCCCAACCACTGGCGACCGCCTGCGTCTGGCGGATACCGATCTGATCATCGAAGTCGAGCGCGACCTGACCACTTACGGCGAAGAGGTCAAATTTGGCGGTGGCAAGGTGATCCGCGATGGGATGGGGCAATCGCAGGTCACACGCGCCGCTGGGGCCGTGGATACGGTCATCACCAATGCGCTGATCGTCGATCACTCGGGAATCTACAAAGCCGATGTTGCACTCAAAAGCGGGCGCATTGCCAAGATCGGCAAGGCCGGGAACCCGGACACGCAGCCCGGTGTTGATATCATCATTGGCCCTGGCACCGAGATTATCGCGGGTGAGGGCAAGATCTTGACGGCGGGTGGCTTTGACAGCCACATCCACTTTATTTGCCCGCAGCAGATCGAGGATGCGCTGCATTCAGGGTTAACCACCATGCTGGGCGGCGGCACCGGCCCGGCACATGGCACATTGGCCACCACCTGCACCCCCGGTCCCTGGCATTTGGGGCGGATGTTGCAATCAGCAGATGCCTTTCCGATGAACATGGCCTTTGCCGGCAAGGGCAACGCCAGCCTGCCGTTTGCCCTGGAAGAGCAAGTAAAAGGTGGCGCTTGTGCGCTGAAGCTGCACGAGGATTGGGGAACCACGCCAGCCACCATCGATTGCTGCCTGAGTGTGGCCGACGCGATGGATGTACAGGTGATGATCCACACCGACACCCTGAACGAGAGCGGCTTTGTCGAGCACACCCTTGGCGCCATGAAGGGCCGCACCATTCACGCCTTTCACACCGAAGGCGCAGGCGGCGGTCATGCGCCGGACATCATCAAGATCTGCGGTGAGGAGCATGTGTTGCCCTCCTCCACCAACCCGACCCTACCTTTTACCGTCAACACTCTGGAGGAACACCTCGACATGTTGATGGTATGTCACCATCTGGACAAGTCGATCCCCGAGGATGTCGCCTTTGCCGAAAGCCGCATCCGCCGCGAGACTATTGCCGCCGAGGACATCCTGCACGACATGGGGGCGTTCTCGATCATTGCCTCGGACAGTCAGGCGATGGGGCGTGTGGGCGAGGTGCTGATCCGCACCTGGCAGACCGCCGACAAGATGAAGAAACAGCGCGGCCGTCTGGCCGAGGAGACCGGCGAGAATGATAACTTCCGGGTGCGTCGCTATATCGCCAAATACACCATCAACCCGGCCATCGCCCACGGCATCAGCCATGAAATCGGCAGCATCGCAGAGGGCAAGCGCGCCGATCTGGTGCTGTGGAGCCCGGCGTTCTTTGGGGTAAAGCCGGAAATGATTTTGATGTCCGGCACCATTGTCTGTGCGCAGATGGGCGACCCCAATGCCTCGATCCCGACCCCGCAGCCGGTCTATACCCGCCCGATGTTTGGCGCCTATGGCCGGTCGCTTGAAAACAGCGCCGTCACCTTTGTCTCCGAGGCGGCGCAGGCGGATGGCATCCGAGAAAAACTGGGGCTGGCCAAGCAGACCGTGGCAGTGCGCAACACCCGTAACATCGGCAAGTCAGATTTGATCCTGAATAACGCCACGCCAGAGATGGAAGTGAACCCCGAAACCTATGAAGTGCGCGCCGATGGCGAGCTGCTGACCTGCCAGCCAGCCGAAGTGCTGCCCATGGCTCAACGCTATTTCCTGTTCTAA
- a CDS encoding caspase family protein yields MLERFHKSGVGFSIFILDACRNNPFLTDESEQGRGLASMESDAGETLIGLATQAGEVAYDGTGPNSPYTGALITRLPSPQSGDQAGAIRSVRTRHRPCKFFGAGRASLNP; encoded by the coding sequence GTGCTTGAGCGTTTTCACAAAAGCGGTGTGGGTTTCAGCATCTTCATTCTGGATGCCTGTCGCAACAATCCATTTCTGACCGATGAGAGCGAACAGGGCCGTGGCCTGGCCTCGATGGAGAGTGATGCCGGTGAAACGCTGATTGGCCTTGCCACCCAGGCGGGTGAGGTCGCCTATGACGGGACCGGCCCCAACAGCCCCTATACCGGGGCGCTGATCACGAGATTGCCAAGCCCGCAATCTGGTGACCAAGCTGGAGCAATCCGATCAGTCCGTACGCGGCATCGTCCTTGCAAATTTTTCGGTGCCGGAAGAGCGTCGCTCAATCCATGA
- a CDS encoding urease accessory protein UreD: protein MDQPRAVGAARVSSQLKTGKTRLANLRQSGSLKLLFPRKTSGLEAVMINTAGGITGGDRFSIAAEAGDNSQMTLTTQAAERIYRAQPGQIARMDTRLRVGAHARLNWMPQETILYNRCAFQRRLTADLAEDAELLVVEPLVFGRIAMGEVLSQAHFLDRIDIRRCGRRLYYDAVKLDGDVTAKLARPAVANGAQSMANLIFTAPDAERHLTFIRETLPDTGGVSLIGPDLLVMRLLAEDSFVLRKSLLPILDRLTDNGLPLCWRL from the coding sequence GTGGATCAACCGCGCGCCGTTGGGGCTGCGCGGGTTTCTTCGCAGCTGAAGACTGGCAAAACCCGCCTGGCAAACCTGCGCCAGTCGGGATCTCTTAAGTTGCTGTTTCCACGCAAAACTTCGGGCCTTGAGGCGGTGATGATCAACACTGCCGGCGGCATAACCGGCGGCGATCGATTTTCAATTGCCGCCGAAGCCGGTGACAACAGTCAGATGACGCTGACCACCCAGGCTGCTGAACGGATCTATCGCGCACAGCCCGGTCAGATCGCACGGATGGACACCCGCCTGCGGGTTGGCGCGCACGCCCGCCTGAACTGGATGCCGCAGGAAACCATTCTGTATAATCGCTGCGCGTTCCAGCGCCGTTTGACAGCAGATCTGGCGGAGGATGCAGAATTGCTGGTGGTCGAGCCTTTGGTATTTGGCCGCATTGCCATGGGCGAGGTCCTGAGCCAGGCTCACTTCCTTGATCGCATTGATATTCGCCGCTGTGGGCGACGGCTCTATTATGACGCGGTCAAGCTGGACGGGGATGTTACCGCAAAGCTGGCCCGGCCAGCGGTGGCCAATGGCGCGCAGTCTATGGCCAATCTGATTTTCACCGCACCAGATGCCGAGCGTCACCTGACGTTTATCCGCGAGACCCTGCCCGATACCGGCGGCGTGTCCCTGATTGGCCCTGATCTGCTGGTGATGCGCCTGCTGGCCGAGGACAGTTTCGTGCTGCGCAAATCCCTTTTACCCATTCTTGACCGGCTGACCGACAACGGCTTGCCGCTCTGCTGGAGACTATAA
- a CDS encoding phytanoyl-CoA dioxygenase family protein produces MPKDNTMTASGSLTATQLEQYQKDGFVSGVRVFDSQTVSELRSAIETLEATHSGGADGSSLAQYFRVNGHIVIPLLAKLAATTAILDAAQSVLGDNLLAWSVELFIKEPGSDKTVSWHQDITYWGMGETNDEVTAWVALSDVSVEAGCMRFIPGSHTNGIVGHTDTFSASNLLSRGQEIDGIDESNARHGPLRPGEMSLHHGRCFHASGPNQSTDRRIGLAIRYVTPEVRDGLPGRDYAMLVRGVDELQGWINIAGPQGLFTAPDLALYQQILRDQEANLSEGAEQNVALYDTGRINT; encoded by the coding sequence ATGCCAAAAGACAATACTATGACCGCATCCGGCAGCTTGACTGCCACGCAGCTTGAACAATACCAAAAAGACGGGTTTGTCAGCGGCGTTAGAGTGTTTGACAGCCAGACCGTTTCTGAACTGCGCAGCGCCATTGAGACGCTGGAGGCCACGCATAGCGGCGGCGCCGACGGCAGCAGTCTTGCCCAGTATTTTCGTGTCAACGGCCATATCGTGATCCCGTTGTTGGCCAAACTGGCCGCCACTACGGCCATTCTGGATGCCGCGCAATCCGTCCTGGGCGACAACCTGCTGGCCTGGTCGGTTGAATTATTCATCAAGGAACCCGGGTCGGACAAAACCGTGTCCTGGCATCAGGACATCACTTACTGGGGCATGGGAGAGACCAATGACGAGGTCACCGCCTGGGTCGCGTTGAGCGATGTTTCCGTCGAAGCCGGCTGCATGCGCTTTATCCCCGGCAGCCACACCAACGGCATCGTTGGCCACACCGATACTTTCAGCGCCAGTAATCTGTTGTCGCGGGGGCAGGAAATTGATGGCATCGACGAATCCAATGCCCGCCACGGTCCGCTGCGACCAGGAGAAATGTCACTGCATCACGGCCGGTGTTTCCACGCGTCAGGACCAAACCAGTCTACCGACCGGCGGATTGGGCTGGCCATTCGCTATGTGACGCCAGAGGTGCGGGATGGCCTGCCCGGGCGGGACTACGCGATGTTGGTCCGCGGCGTTGACGAGCTGCAGGGATGGATAAACATCGCTGGCCCTCAGGGCTTGTTCACCGCGCCGGACCTGGCACTTTATCAGCAGATTCTGCGTGACCAGGAAGCAAATTTGTCAGAGGGTGCCGAACAGAATGTAGCACTATACGACACCGGGAGAATCAATACATGA
- a CDS encoding HD domain-containing protein encodes MNVKVIEDNKVQKVSFTQMKDGTKDEFLMLHELEKPYLGLTAMRIMDELRRQGEVTLEGYQITRLQHGLQSATRAEADGADIDWIVGALLHDIGDGLAPQNHDRFSAEVIRPFVRWEVSWVVEHHGLFQMLYFARHYGWDENARDRYKDHICFDTCAAFCERWDQSSFDPEYPTKTLEHFEPMLSEVFARKAYDPAVIQEGVSIGL; translated from the coding sequence ATGAACGTCAAGGTCATCGAGGACAACAAGGTACAAAAGGTCTCGTTCACCCAGATGAAGGACGGCACCAAGGATGAGTTCCTGATGCTGCACGAGCTGGAAAAACCCTATCTGGGCCTGACCGCCATGCGCATCATGGATGAGCTGCGCCGCCAGGGCGAAGTCACGCTTGAGGGCTATCAGATCACCCGGCTGCAACATGGGCTGCAATCGGCCACCCGAGCCGAGGCGGATGGAGCCGATATCGACTGGATCGTCGGGGCGCTGCTGCATGATATCGGTGACGGGCTGGCGCCGCAGAACCACGATCGGTTTTCAGCCGAGGTGATCCGTCCTTTTGTCCGTTGGGAAGTGTCCTGGGTGGTTGAGCATCATGGGTTGTTTCAGATGCTGTATTTCGCCCGACATTACGGCTGGGACGAAAACGCCCGCGATCGCTATAAGGATCACATCTGTTTCGACACCTGCGCCGCCTTTTGCGAACGCTGGGACCAATCCTCGTTTGACCCGGAATATCCCACCAAGACGCTGGAGCATTTCGAGCCGATGCTGAGCGAAGTATTCGCGCGCAAAGCCTACGACCCGGCGGTTATCCAAGAGGGTGTCTCAATCGGCCTGTAA
- the ureE gene encoding urease accessory protein UreE, which yields MSAPSMICRAYHGHAHNPAPVDRVVLDYDARFMRRKVLTTEGGERLLVDLPQTTSLNHQGVLRLEDGGEIEVIAAVEKLLQITGDDLTRMAWHIGNRHTPCQIEPTRLLIQHDHVIHDMLNLLGATLNEVTEAFTPEGGAYGHGRTHSHAH from the coding sequence ATGAGTGCCCCGTCGATGATCTGCCGTGCCTATCACGGCCATGCGCACAATCCGGCCCCTGTTGATCGGGTTGTGCTTGACTATGACGCCCGTTTTATGCGCCGCAAGGTGCTGACCACCGAAGGTGGCGAGCGGCTGTTGGTTGACCTGCCCCAAACCACATCGCTGAATCACCAAGGCGTGCTGCGGCTAGAAGACGGTGGTGAGATCGAGGTCATCGCGGCGGTGGAAAAGCTGTTGCAGATTACCGGCGATGACCTGACCCGGATGGCCTGGCACATTGGCAACCGCCATACCCCCTGCCAGATCGAGCCAACCCGCCTGCTGATCCAACATGATCATGTAATCCACGACATGCTGAACCTCTTGGGCGCTACGTTGAACGAGGTAACCGAGGCCTTCACCCCCGAGGGCGGCGCCTATGGCCACGGGCGCACCCATTCCCATGCGCATTGA